One genomic segment of Tripterygium wilfordii isolate XIE 37 chromosome 9, ASM1340144v1, whole genome shotgun sequence includes these proteins:
- the LOC120005686 gene encoding uncharacterized protein LOC120005686 isoform X4: protein MDSDLEESLKKRQRNNVPFPPDSSRKNFMQEEDIRLETTRARSSVLKRHAELTDRLSRDSDKMIFERLQKEFDAARASQTEELYLDGEQWNDGLLATIRERVHMEADKKAMSGDSNMMPGPHFQEKITYKVGNKVICCLEEARIGIQYETSFAGEPCELYHCVLESKSFLEKMTVLEHTVPFFLPIREAENDLLSSNAMRFIDHIGELLQAYVDRREQVRLIKELYGNQIGELCHSLPYHMIEFVLDDVECKLTVSLRYTDLVSVLPTRVRVLAWPMNQLDKGNSESRSIPSRLSYAEDALRTMSLPEAYAEIVLNLPQALEQKIQHRVPN, encoded by the exons ATGGACAGCGACCTCGAAGAATCGCTCAAGAAGAGGCAGAGAAACAACGTTCCATTCCCACCCGACTCTTCCCGGAag AATTTTATGCAAGAGGAAGATATTCGGTTGGAGACAACACGGGCTAGAT CAAGTGTTCTCAAGAGGCACGCAGAATTGACAGATCGTCTTTCTCG GGATTCTGACAAGATGATATTTGAACGACTGCAAAAAGAGTTTGATGCTGCACGAGCTTCTCAAACTGAAG AGCTTTATTTGGATGGGGAGCAATGGAATGATGGGCTATTAGCTACAATTAGAGAGAGG GTTCACATGGAGGCTGACAAGAAGGCAATGTCTGGGGACTCAAACATGATGCCAGGTCCTCATTTCCAGGAGAAAATTACTTATAAAGTTGGGAATAAG GTGATCTGTTGTCTAGAAGAAGCTAGAATTGGGATACAGTATGAGACATCATTTGCAG GGGAACCTTGTGAGTTGTATCACTGTGTACTTGAGAGCAAGTCATTTCTTGAAAAGATGACCGTCCTTGAACACACGGTTCCTTTTTTTCTCCCTATAAGAGAAGCAGAAAATGATCTTCTTTCATCAAATGCTATG AGATTTATAGATCACATTGGAGAACTTTTGCAGGCCTATGTGGATAGAAGGGAACAG GTTAGACTTATTAAGGAGCTGTATGGAAATCAAATTGGGGAGCTGTGTCATAGCCTTCCCTACCACATGATTGAATTCGTGCTCGATGATGTTGAGTG CAAGTTAACAGTCAGCCTCAGGTATACTGATCTTGTATCTGTACTTCCAACTCGAGTCAGAGTCTTAGCATGGCCCATGAATCAGTTAGATAAAGGAAATTCAGAAAGCCGCTCCATTCCATCTCGGTTATCTTATGCAGAGGATGCATTACGAACCATGAGCTTACCAGAAG CATATGCAGAGATTGTGCTGAACCTGCCGCAGGCCCTTGAGCAAAAAATCCAGCATAGGGTCCCCAATTAG
- the LOC120005686 gene encoding uncharacterized protein LOC120005686 isoform X3 — translation MDSDLEESLKKRQRNNVPFPPDSSRKNFMQEEDIRLETTRARLASVLKRHAELTDRLSRDSDKMIFERLQKEFDAARASQTEELYLDGEQWNDGLLATIRERVHMEADKKAMSGDSNMMPGPHFQEKITYKVGNKVICCLEEARIGIQYETSFAGEPCELYHCVLESKSFLEKMTVLEHTVPFFLPIREAENDLLSSNAMRFIDHIGELLQAYVDRREQVRLIKELYGNQIGELCHSLPYHMIEFVLDDVECKLTVSLRYTDLVSVLPTRVRVLAWPMNQLDKGNSESRSIPSRLSYAEDALRTMSLPEAYAEIVLNLPQALEQKIQHRVPN, via the exons ATGGACAGCGACCTCGAAGAATCGCTCAAGAAGAGGCAGAGAAACAACGTTCCATTCCCACCCGACTCTTCCCGGAag AATTTTATGCAAGAGGAAGATATTCGGTTGGAGACAACACGGGCTAGAT TAGCAAGTGTTCTCAAGAGGCACGCAGAATTGACAGATCGTCTTTCTCG GGATTCTGACAAGATGATATTTGAACGACTGCAAAAAGAGTTTGATGCTGCACGAGCTTCTCAAACTGAAG AGCTTTATTTGGATGGGGAGCAATGGAATGATGGGCTATTAGCTACAATTAGAGAGAGG GTTCACATGGAGGCTGACAAGAAGGCAATGTCTGGGGACTCAAACATGATGCCAGGTCCTCATTTCCAGGAGAAAATTACTTATAAAGTTGGGAATAAG GTGATCTGTTGTCTAGAAGAAGCTAGAATTGGGATACAGTATGAGACATCATTTGCAG GGGAACCTTGTGAGTTGTATCACTGTGTACTTGAGAGCAAGTCATTTCTTGAAAAGATGACCGTCCTTGAACACACGGTTCCTTTTTTTCTCCCTATAAGAGAAGCAGAAAATGATCTTCTTTCATCAAATGCTATG AGATTTATAGATCACATTGGAGAACTTTTGCAGGCCTATGTGGATAGAAGGGAACAG GTTAGACTTATTAAGGAGCTGTATGGAAATCAAATTGGGGAGCTGTGTCATAGCCTTCCCTACCACATGATTGAATTCGTGCTCGATGATGTTGAGTG CAAGTTAACAGTCAGCCTCAGGTATACTGATCTTGTATCTGTACTTCCAACTCGAGTCAGAGTCTTAGCATGGCCCATGAATCAGTTAGATAAAGGAAATTCAGAAAGCCGCTCCATTCCATCTCGGTTATCTTATGCAGAGGATGCATTACGAACCATGAGCTTACCAGAAG CATATGCAGAGATTGTGCTGAACCTGCCGCAGGCCCTTGAGCAAAAAATCCAGCATAGGGTCCCCAATTAG
- the LOC120005686 gene encoding uncharacterized protein LOC120005686 isoform X1 has translation MDSDLEESLKKRQRNNVPFPPDSSRKLEQLSMHPYQLMGEVNFMQEEDIRLETTRARLASVLKRHAELTDRLSRDSDKMIFERLQKEFDAARASQTEELYLDGEQWNDGLLATIRERVHMEADKKAMSGDSNMMPGPHFQEKITYKVGNKVICCLEEARIGIQYETSFAGEPCELYHCVLESKSFLEKMTVLEHTVPFFLPIREAENDLLSSNAMRFIDHIGELLQAYVDRREQVRLIKELYGNQIGELCHSLPYHMIEFVLDDVECKLTVSLRYTDLVSVLPTRVRVLAWPMNQLDKGNSESRSIPSRLSYAEDALRTMSLPEAYAEIVLNLPQALEQKIQHRVPN, from the exons ATGGACAGCGACCTCGAAGAATCGCTCAAGAAGAGGCAGAGAAACAACGTTCCATTCCCACCCGACTCTTCCCGGAag CTTGAACAGCTTTCAATGCATCCTTACCAACTGATGGGAGAAGTG AATTTTATGCAAGAGGAAGATATTCGGTTGGAGACAACACGGGCTAGAT TAGCAAGTGTTCTCAAGAGGCACGCAGAATTGACAGATCGTCTTTCTCG GGATTCTGACAAGATGATATTTGAACGACTGCAAAAAGAGTTTGATGCTGCACGAGCTTCTCAAACTGAAG AGCTTTATTTGGATGGGGAGCAATGGAATGATGGGCTATTAGCTACAATTAGAGAGAGG GTTCACATGGAGGCTGACAAGAAGGCAATGTCTGGGGACTCAAACATGATGCCAGGTCCTCATTTCCAGGAGAAAATTACTTATAAAGTTGGGAATAAG GTGATCTGTTGTCTAGAAGAAGCTAGAATTGGGATACAGTATGAGACATCATTTGCAG GGGAACCTTGTGAGTTGTATCACTGTGTACTTGAGAGCAAGTCATTTCTTGAAAAGATGACCGTCCTTGAACACACGGTTCCTTTTTTTCTCCCTATAAGAGAAGCAGAAAATGATCTTCTTTCATCAAATGCTATG AGATTTATAGATCACATTGGAGAACTTTTGCAGGCCTATGTGGATAGAAGGGAACAG GTTAGACTTATTAAGGAGCTGTATGGAAATCAAATTGGGGAGCTGTGTCATAGCCTTCCCTACCACATGATTGAATTCGTGCTCGATGATGTTGAGTG CAAGTTAACAGTCAGCCTCAGGTATACTGATCTTGTATCTGTACTTCCAACTCGAGTCAGAGTCTTAGCATGGCCCATGAATCAGTTAGATAAAGGAAATTCAGAAAGCCGCTCCATTCCATCTCGGTTATCTTATGCAGAGGATGCATTACGAACCATGAGCTTACCAGAAG CATATGCAGAGATTGTGCTGAACCTGCCGCAGGCCCTTGAGCAAAAAATCCAGCATAGGGTCCCCAATTAG
- the LOC120005686 gene encoding uncharacterized protein LOC120005686 isoform X2, with product MDSDLEESLKKRQRNNVPFPPDSSRKLEQLSMHPYQLMGEVNFMQEEDIRLETTRARSSVLKRHAELTDRLSRDSDKMIFERLQKEFDAARASQTEELYLDGEQWNDGLLATIRERVHMEADKKAMSGDSNMMPGPHFQEKITYKVGNKVICCLEEARIGIQYETSFAGEPCELYHCVLESKSFLEKMTVLEHTVPFFLPIREAENDLLSSNAMRFIDHIGELLQAYVDRREQVRLIKELYGNQIGELCHSLPYHMIEFVLDDVECKLTVSLRYTDLVSVLPTRVRVLAWPMNQLDKGNSESRSIPSRLSYAEDALRTMSLPEAYAEIVLNLPQALEQKIQHRVPN from the exons ATGGACAGCGACCTCGAAGAATCGCTCAAGAAGAGGCAGAGAAACAACGTTCCATTCCCACCCGACTCTTCCCGGAag CTTGAACAGCTTTCAATGCATCCTTACCAACTGATGGGAGAAGTG AATTTTATGCAAGAGGAAGATATTCGGTTGGAGACAACACGGGCTAGAT CAAGTGTTCTCAAGAGGCACGCAGAATTGACAGATCGTCTTTCTCG GGATTCTGACAAGATGATATTTGAACGACTGCAAAAAGAGTTTGATGCTGCACGAGCTTCTCAAACTGAAG AGCTTTATTTGGATGGGGAGCAATGGAATGATGGGCTATTAGCTACAATTAGAGAGAGG GTTCACATGGAGGCTGACAAGAAGGCAATGTCTGGGGACTCAAACATGATGCCAGGTCCTCATTTCCAGGAGAAAATTACTTATAAAGTTGGGAATAAG GTGATCTGTTGTCTAGAAGAAGCTAGAATTGGGATACAGTATGAGACATCATTTGCAG GGGAACCTTGTGAGTTGTATCACTGTGTACTTGAGAGCAAGTCATTTCTTGAAAAGATGACCGTCCTTGAACACACGGTTCCTTTTTTTCTCCCTATAAGAGAAGCAGAAAATGATCTTCTTTCATCAAATGCTATG AGATTTATAGATCACATTGGAGAACTTTTGCAGGCCTATGTGGATAGAAGGGAACAG GTTAGACTTATTAAGGAGCTGTATGGAAATCAAATTGGGGAGCTGTGTCATAGCCTTCCCTACCACATGATTGAATTCGTGCTCGATGATGTTGAGTG CAAGTTAACAGTCAGCCTCAGGTATACTGATCTTGTATCTGTACTTCCAACTCGAGTCAGAGTCTTAGCATGGCCCATGAATCAGTTAGATAAAGGAAATTCAGAAAGCCGCTCCATTCCATCTCGGTTATCTTATGCAGAGGATGCATTACGAACCATGAGCTTACCAGAAG CATATGCAGAGATTGTGCTGAACCTGCCGCAGGCCCTTGAGCAAAAAATCCAGCATAGGGTCCCCAATTAG
- the LOC120005685 gene encoding protein KAKU4-like isoform X4 has protein sequence MGSASRPRPGAGGKMVRLRRRAAPITPYHRPRLLPYSQERNPSWISRIILSPTRLIATGAGKVLSTVFGPDPESSSSSSSSSSATDSTSEDDVDDAKHDDDLSSLGADRMNKGKPQPVEWKSENKRVIEQLVMQETFSREECDRLTHIINSRVIDSPGVANTQEEIENRTVDSAIMEAQKWLEEKKSGSTSMLELDPGTTAVKSALLPQVIGSEVGSPVDMAKSYMQSRPPWASQSSNHFKSPLPLAVQLFKEETSYSVGGNSVSLSKVSHLKRDSSASGSWNILEEIRRVRSKATEMRTPPSSKNDWSGFTSDYKTTPTALFADNLEGGMREKMHDSSKSGDGLSLDTRVNTPEGFLGAEDIKVVSHSDNGNAVVDGLKDTNGTGQLSSLVVGEAIQDLRLHEGNGSLLKEATRASDAFASNGCPSFISSPCAGLDKEENPVPFNEEQISVDPGYDKEIEGASVKETCEILSEASVEVVVVNENDSVVPDSQNSSSLHNDEWLENLVQPNPKPSSVGRKLSRYDRRGRGQGK, from the exons ATGGGATCCGCTTCCAGGCCCCGTCCCGGAGCCGGAGGCAAAATGGTCCGACTCAGGCGTCGTGCGGCTCCAATTACTCCTTACCACCGCCCTCGATTGTTGCCCTACTCCCAAGAACGAAACCCTAGTTGGATCTCCAGGATCATTTTATCTCCTACTCGCCTAATTGCTACCGGCGCCGGCAAGGTCCTCTCCACTGTCTTCGGCCCTGACCCTGAgtcctcctcctcatcttcttcctcttcctctgccACCGATTCCACTTCCG aggatgatgttgatgatgccAAACATGATGATGATCTCTCTTCACTTGGTGCTGACAGAATGAATAAG GGCAAGCCTCAACCGGTTGAGTGGAAGAGCGAAAACAAGCGTGTAATTGAGCAGCTTGTTATGCAGGAAACTTTCTCAAG GGAAGAATGTGATAGGCTGACACACATTATCAATTCTAGAGTTATAGATTCTCCTGGCGTGGCAAACACTCAGGAAGAGATAGAAAACAGAACAGTTGACAGCG CAATAATGGAGGCACAAAAATGGCTAGAGGAGAAGAAATCAGGATCAACTTCAATGTTAGAATTGGATCCGGGAACCACTGCTGTGAAGTCTGCTTTGTTGCCACAA GTTATTGGCAGTGAAGTGGGTTCACCTGTGGATATGGCGAAATCCTACATGCAATCACGTCCTCCATGGGCTTCTCAATCTTCCAACCATTTTAAATCTCCTTTGCCATTAGCGGTGCAGCTCTTTAAGGAAGAAACATCATATTCAGTGGGTGGAAACTCTGTGTCCTTATCCAAGGTATCACAT CTAAAAAGAGATTCCTCAGCCAGTGGTTCATGGAATATTCTGGAAGAAATTCGAAGAGTGAGATCTAAGGCAACGGAAATGAGAACTCCCCCTTCATCCAAAAATGATTGGTCTGGATTTACTTCGGATTATAAAACTACCCCTACAGCTTTGTTTGCTGACAATCTAGAAGGTGGTATGAGAGAAAAAATGCACGACTCTTCAAAATCAGGTGATGGATTGAGCTTGGACACTCGAGTGAATACTCCTGAGGGGTTCCTTGGTGCAGAAGATATCAAGGTTGTATCACACAG TGATAATGGTAATGCTGTTGTTGATGGTCTTAAGGACACTAATGGGACAGGCCAACTCTCAAGTCTTGTAGTGGGGGAAGCTATTCAAG ATTTAAGGTTACATGAAGGGAATGGTTCACTCTTGAAAGAAGCTACCAGAGCAAGCGATGCTTTTGCTTCTAATGGTTGCCCTTCCTTCATATCCAG TCCGTGTGCAGGATTAGATAAAGAGGAAAATCCTGTGCCATTTAATGAGGAGCAGATTTCAGTTGATCCTGGCTATGACAAAGAAATTGAAGGGGCTTCAGTCAAAGAGACCTGTGAGATTTTAAGTGAAGCTTCAGTTGAAGTCGTAGTCGTGAATGAAAATGACAGCGTTGTTCCTGACTCTCAAAATAGCTCTAGCTTGCACAATGATGAGTGGTTGGAGAACCTTGTGCAGCCAAATCCAAAACCCAGCTCGGTGGGAAGGAAATTGAGCAGATACGACCGGAGGGGCAGGGGACAAGGTAAATGA
- the LOC120005685 gene encoding protein KAKU4-like isoform X2 yields the protein MGSASRPRPGAGGKMVRLRRRAAPITPYHRPRLLPYSQERNPSWISRIILSPTRLIATGAGKVLSTVFGPDPESSSSSSSSSSATDSTSEDDVDDAKHDDDLSSLGADRMNKNWKSQLIESFQGKPQPVEWKSENKRVIEQLVMQETFSREECDRLTHIINSRVIDSPGVANTQEEIENRTVDSAIMEAQKWLEEKKSGSTSMLELDPGTTAVKSALLPQVIGSEVGSPVDMAKSYMQSRPPWASQSSNHFKSPLPLAVQLFKEETSYSVGGNSVSLSKVSHLKRDSSASGSWNILEEIRRVRSKATEMRTPPSSKNDWSGFTSDYKTTPTALFADNLEGGMREKMHDSSKSGDGLSLDTRVNTPEGFLGAEDIKVVSHSDNGNAVVDGLKDTNGTGQLSSLVVGEAIQDLRLHEGNGSLLKEATRASDAFASNGCPSFISSPCAGLDKEENPVPFNEEQISVDPGYDKEIEGASVKETCEILSEASVEVVVVNENDSVVPDSQNSSSLHNDEWLENLVQPNPKPSSVGRKLSRYDRRGRGQGK from the exons ATGGGATCCGCTTCCAGGCCCCGTCCCGGAGCCGGAGGCAAAATGGTCCGACTCAGGCGTCGTGCGGCTCCAATTACTCCTTACCACCGCCCTCGATTGTTGCCCTACTCCCAAGAACGAAACCCTAGTTGGATCTCCAGGATCATTTTATCTCCTACTCGCCTAATTGCTACCGGCGCCGGCAAGGTCCTCTCCACTGTCTTCGGCCCTGACCCTGAgtcctcctcctcatcttcttcctcttcctctgccACCGATTCCACTTCCG aggatgatgttgatgatgccAAACATGATGATGATCTCTCTTCACTTGGTGCTGACAGAATGAATAAG AACTGGAAATCCCAATTGATTGAGTCCTTCCAGGGCAAGCCTCAACCGGTTGAGTGGAAGAGCGAAAACAAGCGTGTAATTGAGCAGCTTGTTATGCAGGAAACTTTCTCAAG GGAAGAATGTGATAGGCTGACACACATTATCAATTCTAGAGTTATAGATTCTCCTGGCGTGGCAAACACTCAGGAAGAGATAGAAAACAGAACAGTTGACAGCG CAATAATGGAGGCACAAAAATGGCTAGAGGAGAAGAAATCAGGATCAACTTCAATGTTAGAATTGGATCCGGGAACCACTGCTGTGAAGTCTGCTTTGTTGCCACAA GTTATTGGCAGTGAAGTGGGTTCACCTGTGGATATGGCGAAATCCTACATGCAATCACGTCCTCCATGGGCTTCTCAATCTTCCAACCATTTTAAATCTCCTTTGCCATTAGCGGTGCAGCTCTTTAAGGAAGAAACATCATATTCAGTGGGTGGAAACTCTGTGTCCTTATCCAAGGTATCACAT CTAAAAAGAGATTCCTCAGCCAGTGGTTCATGGAATATTCTGGAAGAAATTCGAAGAGTGAGATCTAAGGCAACGGAAATGAGAACTCCCCCTTCATCCAAAAATGATTGGTCTGGATTTACTTCGGATTATAAAACTACCCCTACAGCTTTGTTTGCTGACAATCTAGAAGGTGGTATGAGAGAAAAAATGCACGACTCTTCAAAATCAGGTGATGGATTGAGCTTGGACACTCGAGTGAATACTCCTGAGGGGTTCCTTGGTGCAGAAGATATCAAGGTTGTATCACACAG TGATAATGGTAATGCTGTTGTTGATGGTCTTAAGGACACTAATGGGACAGGCCAACTCTCAAGTCTTGTAGTGGGGGAAGCTATTCAAG ATTTAAGGTTACATGAAGGGAATGGTTCACTCTTGAAAGAAGCTACCAGAGCAAGCGATGCTTTTGCTTCTAATGGTTGCCCTTCCTTCATATCCAG TCCGTGTGCAGGATTAGATAAAGAGGAAAATCCTGTGCCATTTAATGAGGAGCAGATTTCAGTTGATCCTGGCTATGACAAAGAAATTGAAGGGGCTTCAGTCAAAGAGACCTGTGAGATTTTAAGTGAAGCTTCAGTTGAAGTCGTAGTCGTGAATGAAAATGACAGCGTTGTTCCTGACTCTCAAAATAGCTCTAGCTTGCACAATGATGAGTGGTTGGAGAACCTTGTGCAGCCAAATCCAAAACCCAGCTCGGTGGGAAGGAAATTGAGCAGATACGACCGGAGGGGCAGGGGACAAGGTAAATGA
- the LOC120005685 gene encoding protein KAKU4-like isoform X1 gives MGSASRPRPGAGGKMVRLRRRAAPITPYHRPRLLPYSQERNPSWISRIILSPTRLIATGAGKVLSTVFGPDPESSSSSSSSSSATDSTSEDDVDDAKHDDDLSSLGADRMNKKNWKSQLIESFQGKPQPVEWKSENKRVIEQLVMQETFSREECDRLTHIINSRVIDSPGVANTQEEIENRTVDSAIMEAQKWLEEKKSGSTSMLELDPGTTAVKSALLPQVIGSEVGSPVDMAKSYMQSRPPWASQSSNHFKSPLPLAVQLFKEETSYSVGGNSVSLSKVSHLKRDSSASGSWNILEEIRRVRSKATEMRTPPSSKNDWSGFTSDYKTTPTALFADNLEGGMREKMHDSSKSGDGLSLDTRVNTPEGFLGAEDIKVVSHSDNGNAVVDGLKDTNGTGQLSSLVVGEAIQDLRLHEGNGSLLKEATRASDAFASNGCPSFISSPCAGLDKEENPVPFNEEQISVDPGYDKEIEGASVKETCEILSEASVEVVVVNENDSVVPDSQNSSSLHNDEWLENLVQPNPKPSSVGRKLSRYDRRGRGQGK, from the exons ATGGGATCCGCTTCCAGGCCCCGTCCCGGAGCCGGAGGCAAAATGGTCCGACTCAGGCGTCGTGCGGCTCCAATTACTCCTTACCACCGCCCTCGATTGTTGCCCTACTCCCAAGAACGAAACCCTAGTTGGATCTCCAGGATCATTTTATCTCCTACTCGCCTAATTGCTACCGGCGCCGGCAAGGTCCTCTCCACTGTCTTCGGCCCTGACCCTGAgtcctcctcctcatcttcttcctcttcctctgccACCGATTCCACTTCCG aggatgatgttgatgatgccAAACATGATGATGATCTCTCTTCACTTGGTGCTGACAGAATGAATAAG AAGAACTGGAAATCCCAATTGATTGAGTCCTTCCAGGGCAAGCCTCAACCGGTTGAGTGGAAGAGCGAAAACAAGCGTGTAATTGAGCAGCTTGTTATGCAGGAAACTTTCTCAAG GGAAGAATGTGATAGGCTGACACACATTATCAATTCTAGAGTTATAGATTCTCCTGGCGTGGCAAACACTCAGGAAGAGATAGAAAACAGAACAGTTGACAGCG CAATAATGGAGGCACAAAAATGGCTAGAGGAGAAGAAATCAGGATCAACTTCAATGTTAGAATTGGATCCGGGAACCACTGCTGTGAAGTCTGCTTTGTTGCCACAA GTTATTGGCAGTGAAGTGGGTTCACCTGTGGATATGGCGAAATCCTACATGCAATCACGTCCTCCATGGGCTTCTCAATCTTCCAACCATTTTAAATCTCCTTTGCCATTAGCGGTGCAGCTCTTTAAGGAAGAAACATCATATTCAGTGGGTGGAAACTCTGTGTCCTTATCCAAGGTATCACAT CTAAAAAGAGATTCCTCAGCCAGTGGTTCATGGAATATTCTGGAAGAAATTCGAAGAGTGAGATCTAAGGCAACGGAAATGAGAACTCCCCCTTCATCCAAAAATGATTGGTCTGGATTTACTTCGGATTATAAAACTACCCCTACAGCTTTGTTTGCTGACAATCTAGAAGGTGGTATGAGAGAAAAAATGCACGACTCTTCAAAATCAGGTGATGGATTGAGCTTGGACACTCGAGTGAATACTCCTGAGGGGTTCCTTGGTGCAGAAGATATCAAGGTTGTATCACACAG TGATAATGGTAATGCTGTTGTTGATGGTCTTAAGGACACTAATGGGACAGGCCAACTCTCAAGTCTTGTAGTGGGGGAAGCTATTCAAG ATTTAAGGTTACATGAAGGGAATGGTTCACTCTTGAAAGAAGCTACCAGAGCAAGCGATGCTTTTGCTTCTAATGGTTGCCCTTCCTTCATATCCAG TCCGTGTGCAGGATTAGATAAAGAGGAAAATCCTGTGCCATTTAATGAGGAGCAGATTTCAGTTGATCCTGGCTATGACAAAGAAATTGAAGGGGCTTCAGTCAAAGAGACCTGTGAGATTTTAAGTGAAGCTTCAGTTGAAGTCGTAGTCGTGAATGAAAATGACAGCGTTGTTCCTGACTCTCAAAATAGCTCTAGCTTGCACAATGATGAGTGGTTGGAGAACCTTGTGCAGCCAAATCCAAAACCCAGCTCGGTGGGAAGGAAATTGAGCAGATACGACCGGAGGGGCAGGGGACAAGGTAAATGA
- the LOC120005685 gene encoding protein KAKU4-like isoform X3, with amino-acid sequence MGSASRPRPGAGGKMVRLRRRAAPITPYHRPRLLPYSQERNPSWISRIILSPTRLIATGAGKVLSTVFGPDPESSSSSSSSSSATDSTSEDDVDDAKHDDDLSSLGADRMNKKNWKSQLIESFQGKPQPVEWKSENKRVIEQLVMQETFSREECDRLTHIINSRVIDSPGVANTQEEIENRTVDSAIMEAQKWLEEKKSGSTSMLELDPGTTAVKSALLPQVIGSEVGSPVDMAKSYMQSRPPWASQSSNHFKSPLPLAVQLFKEETSYSVGGNSVSLSKLKRDSSASGSWNILEEIRRVRSKATEMRTPPSSKNDWSGFTSDYKTTPTALFADNLEGGMREKMHDSSKSGDGLSLDTRVNTPEGFLGAEDIKVVSHSDNGNAVVDGLKDTNGTGQLSSLVVGEAIQDLRLHEGNGSLLKEATRASDAFASNGCPSFISSPCAGLDKEENPVPFNEEQISVDPGYDKEIEGASVKETCEILSEASVEVVVVNENDSVVPDSQNSSSLHNDEWLENLVQPNPKPSSVGRKLSRYDRRGRGQGK; translated from the exons ATGGGATCCGCTTCCAGGCCCCGTCCCGGAGCCGGAGGCAAAATGGTCCGACTCAGGCGTCGTGCGGCTCCAATTACTCCTTACCACCGCCCTCGATTGTTGCCCTACTCCCAAGAACGAAACCCTAGTTGGATCTCCAGGATCATTTTATCTCCTACTCGCCTAATTGCTACCGGCGCCGGCAAGGTCCTCTCCACTGTCTTCGGCCCTGACCCTGAgtcctcctcctcatcttcttcctcttcctctgccACCGATTCCACTTCCG aggatgatgttgatgatgccAAACATGATGATGATCTCTCTTCACTTGGTGCTGACAGAATGAATAAG AAGAACTGGAAATCCCAATTGATTGAGTCCTTCCAGGGCAAGCCTCAACCGGTTGAGTGGAAGAGCGAAAACAAGCGTGTAATTGAGCAGCTTGTTATGCAGGAAACTTTCTCAAG GGAAGAATGTGATAGGCTGACACACATTATCAATTCTAGAGTTATAGATTCTCCTGGCGTGGCAAACACTCAGGAAGAGATAGAAAACAGAACAGTTGACAGCG CAATAATGGAGGCACAAAAATGGCTAGAGGAGAAGAAATCAGGATCAACTTCAATGTTAGAATTGGATCCGGGAACCACTGCTGTGAAGTCTGCTTTGTTGCCACAA GTTATTGGCAGTGAAGTGGGTTCACCTGTGGATATGGCGAAATCCTACATGCAATCACGTCCTCCATGGGCTTCTCAATCTTCCAACCATTTTAAATCTCCTTTGCCATTAGCGGTGCAGCTCTTTAAGGAAGAAACATCATATTCAGTGGGTGGAAACTCTGTGTCCTTATCCAAG CTAAAAAGAGATTCCTCAGCCAGTGGTTCATGGAATATTCTGGAAGAAATTCGAAGAGTGAGATCTAAGGCAACGGAAATGAGAACTCCCCCTTCATCCAAAAATGATTGGTCTGGATTTACTTCGGATTATAAAACTACCCCTACAGCTTTGTTTGCTGACAATCTAGAAGGTGGTATGAGAGAAAAAATGCACGACTCTTCAAAATCAGGTGATGGATTGAGCTTGGACACTCGAGTGAATACTCCTGAGGGGTTCCTTGGTGCAGAAGATATCAAGGTTGTATCACACAG TGATAATGGTAATGCTGTTGTTGATGGTCTTAAGGACACTAATGGGACAGGCCAACTCTCAAGTCTTGTAGTGGGGGAAGCTATTCAAG ATTTAAGGTTACATGAAGGGAATGGTTCACTCTTGAAAGAAGCTACCAGAGCAAGCGATGCTTTTGCTTCTAATGGTTGCCCTTCCTTCATATCCAG TCCGTGTGCAGGATTAGATAAAGAGGAAAATCCTGTGCCATTTAATGAGGAGCAGATTTCAGTTGATCCTGGCTATGACAAAGAAATTGAAGGGGCTTCAGTCAAAGAGACCTGTGAGATTTTAAGTGAAGCTTCAGTTGAAGTCGTAGTCGTGAATGAAAATGACAGCGTTGTTCCTGACTCTCAAAATAGCTCTAGCTTGCACAATGATGAGTGGTTGGAGAACCTTGTGCAGCCAAATCCAAAACCCAGCTCGGTGGGAAGGAAATTGAGCAGATACGACCGGAGGGGCAGGGGACAAGGTAAATGA